The genomic segment CCAATATACTGGTAGCCCGCTGCTGTCAGGCGCTGAATACAGTGTCCGAGAATAACCAGTTTTTCCTGCGCCGACGGCAGATCTTCGGCGTTGATACGACGCTGTGGCTTGAAGCGCTCTGGCAAGTGGGCGTAATTAAACACCGACAGTCGATCCGGGCTCAGCTCGATCATGGTATCCAGTGTCTGGTCGAAGCTGTCCCGTGTTTGATGGGGCAGGCCGTAGATCAAGTCAATATTGATAGAGCGGAATCCCAGCACCCGTGCTTTTGCCATCACTTCCCGAATCATTGCTTCCGGCTGCAGCCGATTGACAGCTTGCTGTACCTCTGGCTGCAAATCCTGCACGCCATAACTGAGGCGGTTGAAACCCAATTGGCGTAACAGTGTCAGTGTACCGGGACGTAATTCACGCGGATCTATTTCGATGGAGTAGTCGGCGTCTTCCGAAGTGCTGAATTCAAAGGTCTCGCGCAGGAAAGAAACCAGATCCTGCAGTTGTTCGTCACTGAGGAAAGTCGGAGTGCCACCACCAAGGTGCAGTTGTTCGACACGAGCAATACGGCCTCCCTGGTTACCACCAAGCAGGGCATGTTTACGGCGGATTTCGTCTTTCAGATATTCCAGATAAGGGGCTGCGCGGCTCATGTCCTTGGTCACAATCTTGTTGCAGCCGCAGTAGTAGCAGACATGGCGACAGAAAGGGATGTGCAGGTACAACGACAGTGGCCGTTCAGGGTTGCGTTCGGCATAGGCCTGGCGTTCAAGGATGTCATTGTCGAGCGGTACAAATTCAACTGCCGTCGGGTAGGACGTGTAGCGCGGTCCGGGACGGTTATAACGCTGGATCAGCAAAGGATCCCAGGAAACAGTGTGATTCATGCTGAGTTTACCTCGTGATGGGCCATGCCTGCCGGGCAGCTCTGGCAGCGTGATATTTCAGATGCATCCTGCTGCTGTCTGTTTTTGATTTGATCCGGTTGGCAGGTATGGGCATGGCGCTTTCGCTTGTATGTGCCATATGCTGTTATCTGAGCGAATGTTAAATAAATTGATGACGGGTCGAGTTGCCCTGCATCAAGAGAAACCTATAGTAGGGCCGTTATGCTTTGGTCTGGTCACTGCGACGTTTTACTCACTCATTTGACTTGATTTGGTATTGGTTCCCGTTAACCTTGGCGGTCAAGCTGTCGGGCCGTCAGACCCTGAATATGCTTGCCGTCTTCCATTGCAACGACCAGGAGTAGTCATGCCCAAGAAGCCGTTTTCACCGGAAGAAATCGCTTGCCAGCGTGAGCGCATCATGGATAGCGCTGCTGGCGTCATGGCCGATGTCGGTTTTCATTATCTGTCCATGCGTAAGCTGGCTGCTGAGTTGGGAATGACCGCCAGCAATATTTACAATTATTTTCCCAGCAAGGAGTCCTTGCTGCTGCACATTCGTCGTCGTGGCTTCGAAATGCTGTTTCACGATACCAACCTGGCATTGATGGACAGCACCAGTTCACTTGACTCTCTGCACCGTCTGGCCCGCCAGTTGATCTGTTTTGCGCGGGACTATGCCGGTTATTATCAGCTGATGTTTCAGCCGCCCCGGATTCGTCCGGGGCTGGCCGATGAGGATGACGGCCTCGCGGCCATGCAGCTGGATCGTTTGCTGGAAGAATGGCAACGCCATGCACAGATGTTACTGACGGATGCGATTGACGGGCTGGCAGAGCAAAGTGATGTCGAGCGCCAGCGTATTACACTGTATTTTATTACCGCCATTCACGGGCTGGTGGATTGTTATCAATACCAGGCGCTGCCACAGTTGCTGGAAGGTGTGGAACTGATCCCGGAAGATATGGTGCGTACTCATACCGACTGGCTGGTCGAGGCGGTGAAAAAGCGGGTGGTCGATCTCGTCTGAGCGTTTCAGCTGCCATCCGGCGTTTTGCCTTGCAGCTGATACACCACTGCCAGAATTTCAGCAATTACCTGATACAGCGGCTCAGGGATTTCATCGCCAACCGCCATTTGCCCCAGCCAACGAGTGAGCGCGGCATTTTCATAGACCGGCACCTGATGG from the Candidatus Thalassolituus haligoni genome contains:
- the hemN gene encoding oxygen-independent coproporphyrinogen III oxidase codes for the protein MNHTVSWDPLLIQRYNRPGPRYTSYPTAVEFVPLDNDILERQAYAERNPERPLSLYLHIPFCRHVCYYCGCNKIVTKDMSRAAPYLEYLKDEIRRKHALLGGNQGGRIARVEQLHLGGGTPTFLSDEQLQDLVSFLRETFEFSTSEDADYSIEIDPRELRPGTLTLLRQLGFNRLSYGVQDLQPEVQQAVNRLQPEAMIREVMAKARVLGFRSINIDLIYGLPHQTRDSFDQTLDTMIELSPDRLSVFNYAHLPERFKPQRRINAEDLPSAQEKLVILGHCIQRLTAAGYQYIGMDHFARPDDELALAQTAGKLHRNFQGYTTHGDCDLLGFGVSSISQIGDYYLQNQVSMDGYTAALDKPQLPANKYCKVTRDDQIRRRVISELLCHLHVDFSAIDAEFQINSRDYLLPSLRRLDPMVNDGLVTITDSGVAIRDKGQLLVRNACMAFDEYIYQHEQQRFSRAI
- a CDS encoding TetR/AcrR family transcriptional regulator, translated to MPKKPFSPEEIACQRERIMDSAAGVMADVGFHYLSMRKLAAELGMTASNIYNYFPSKESLLLHIRRRGFEMLFHDTNLALMDSTSSLDSLHRLARQLICFARDYAGYYQLMFQPPRIRPGLADEDDGLAAMQLDRLLEEWQRHAQMLLTDAIDGLAEQSDVERQRITLYFITAIHGLVDCYQYQALPQLLEGVELIPEDMVRTHTDWLVEAVKKRVVDLV
- a CDS encoding EscU/YscU/HrcU family type III secretion system export apparatus switch protein; its protein translation is MSIPDSLKQANQAIALSYQPEQTGTPRISASGEDELAQAIIELALAHQVPVYENAALTRWLGQMAVGDEIPEPLYQVIAEILAVVYQLQGKTPDGS